gaatcatgggaggaacaagctctaaccagagacaactataacaactaactccagagattaccaggtagctaaaggcaaatgtaagaatcttactaagagaaaccaagaccacctaccatcatcagaacccagcactcccacctcagccagtcctggataccccaatacacccTAAAAGCTAgacatggatttaaaatcatatctcatgatgatggtagaggacatcaagaaggactttaataactcacttaaagaaatacaggagagctcTGAGCCTTGGAGTGTGGTGTGACTGACTGCCTGATAGCACTGAGATTGGAGCTTCTGAGAGCAGTGTCCAAAGCAGCTACAATGAGCTTCAAGGACCCACAAACACTCCAGCAGCTGGCAAGAAGAAGCCTGCTGAAAGATGAAGCCTTGACCATCTCTGCTCTGCAGAACCTGCCTATGCAATTCTTCCCACCACTCTTCAAGGATGCATTCACCAACAAACATCCTAACATACTAAGGCAGATGGTGGCAGCATGGCCTTTCCCAACCCTTCCTGTGGGAGCCCTGATGGAGATTCCTCACCTGGAGACCCTTAAAGCTGTGCTTGATGGCCTTGATTTGCTAATGTCACAAAAGGATCGACCTAGCAGGTGGAACCTACAAGTGCTTGATTTGCGAGATGCCCACCAGGACTTCTGGGATGGTTGGGCTGGATTACTTCATGAAGTCTGCTCTCAAGATGTCTTTGGCAAGAACCAACCAGTGGGAAATCATCCCATCCTAGGGGGGAAACAGACCATGactataaaaatgaatctttcccTCATGTCCCGCCGTCCCTCAAAATACCTAAAATATTTGTATCGGTGGgccaaggagagaaaaaaggggaTACAGGTTGTCTGTGAGAAGTTGGAGTTTGGGGCCATTCCTGCCTATGACCCACTGGATGTTCTGAAGGTTTGTGATGCAGCCTCAATCCAGGAATTGACAATAAACATATGCTGGGATATATATACCCTTGCATCACTAGCCCCTGGTGTGGGTTAGATGAAAAACCTCCAGAAACTCCTTTTCAAGGAAATCTGCATATATTGGGATAGGCCTTGGGACCTAGAGAAGGAAGCCCATATTGTTACAGAGATCTTTTCCGAGTTCTCCAAACTGCATAAGCTCCAGCATCTCTATTTGAATGATGTCTACTTCCTGACTGAACACCTGGACTTAATGCTCAGGTGCCTGAAGAGTCCATTAGAGACCCTTGCTATTACTCACCGCACACTGTCAGAATCAGACATGAGTTATCTGTCCCAGTGTCCAAGCATCCACCAGCTCAAACACCTGGACCTGAGTGGTGTCACCTTGTTTTTAAGTCATCCATTCCTACAAAGCCTGCTAGAAAGACTGACAGCTACTCTGCAGACATTAAAATTGAAAGGTTgtatgctcatggactggcaaaTCAGTGACCTCCTGCCTGTGCTGAGCCAGTGTTCCCAGCTCACTGAAGTCGATTTTGTGGAGAATTTCTTTTCCATGGACAGCCTGAAGAAGGTGCTGCAGCACACTGCCAACCTCACACAGCTGACCCTGGAGAAGTACCCTGCCCCTGATGAAGTCTATGATGACAGTGATGGTGTTATTCCAGACAGATTTGTGCAACTttgttctgagcttctggacacCCTCAAGGGTGTAAGGCAGCCAAAACAGATCTACTTTGTGAGTAAGAGGTGTTTATATTGTCGGAATTTCTGTATCTACAGTTTTGTTGGGAATATATAAGGTGAGGTCATTGCTAGGNTCTGACAAATGGAAGGCAGGTCTCAAGTGACTCATTAGAGGCATAGAACATATGTATTCAAGGATTTTTGGATGTACTTTAGAAAGATAATTTCATATTCTTTAAATGTCAATCAAATTCTTCTGAAATAGGGTAGTTGTGTTGAGATGGAAAACCATGAGCTTATTTTCAGCCTAATGTCTACAGTACAGACACACCCTTGAACAGCAACTATATCTGAAAATTGTAGGGCTGCATTCCAGTGCTTTCAGAGTATGAGGAACCGTAGAAGTTGGGAAGGGGATAAAAGAGAGAGGACATTATAAAGAGCATAATGGACTTGAATAGGAGGGCTCTGTTTCATTCTTCCTGTGGACCACGTCCACCTTTTGGTTCTCCCCTTACATACTGTTCTATAGTATACAGATATATTTTTATGGAGTATAAGTCTGACTGAACCTTGGAGTATTTTTGTATTAGACTCTTTTCACTGTTAAGCTGTATCTCTTTATTGGGGATGTCCTGCAATCTGATTTTATCTTCTACCACCATCCTTAGCATTATAATTTCTCACAGGTTTTAATAAATCAgttttaataaggaaaaaaaaagaaatacaggagaacactgctaaagaggtacaagtccttaaagaaaaacaggaaaacacaaccaaacaggtgatggaattgaacaaaacgatacaagacctaaaaagggaagtagacacaataaagaaaacccaaagggaggcaACACTacagatagaaaccctagaaaagaaatctggaaccatagatgcgagcatcagcaacagaatacaagaggtgaaagagaatctcaggtgcagaagattccatacagaACATGGGcttaacaatcaaagaaaatgcaaaatgcaaaaatctcctgattcaaaacatccaggaaatgcaggacacaatgagaagaccaaacctaaggataataggagtagatgagactgaagattttcaacttaaaaagccagcaaatatcttcaacaaaacgatagaagaaaacttccctaacttaaagaaaaaggTACCCATGAGCATACAAAAAGCCTTCAGAAAtacaaatagactagaccagaaaagaaattccttccaacacataataatcagaacaacaaatgcactaaataaaaatagaatattaaaagcagtaaggggaaaaggtcaagtaacatatataggcaggcctattagaattacaccagacttctcaccagagactatgaaagctagaagatcctggacagatgttatacagaccctaagagaacacaaatgccagcccaggctactatacccagcNNNNNNNNNNNNNNNNNNNNNNNNNNNNNNNNNNNNNNNNNNNNNNNNNNNNNNNNNNNNNNNNNNNNNNNNNNNNNNNNNNNNNNNNNNNNNNNNNNNNNNNNNNNNNNNNNNNNNNNNNNNNNNNNNNNNNNNNNNNNNNNNNNNNNNNNNNNNNNNNNNNNNNNNNNNNNNNNNNNNNNNNNNNNNNNNNNNNNNNNNNNNNNNNNNNNNNNNNNNNNNNNNNNNNNNNNNNNNNNNNNNNNNNNNNNNNNNNNNNNNNNNNNNNNNNNNNNNNNNNNNNNNNNNNNNNNNNNNNNNNNNNNNNNNNNNNNNNNNNNNNNNNNNNNNNNNNNNNNNNNNNNNNNNNNNNNNNNNNNNNNNNNNNNNNNNNNNNNNNNNNNNNNNNNNNNNNNNNNNNNNNNNNNNNNNNNNNNNNNNNNNNNNNNNNNNNNNNNNNNNNNNNNNNNNNNNNNNNNNNNNNNNNNNNNNNNNNNNNNNNNNNNNNNNNNNNNNNNNNNNNNNNNNNNNNNNNNNNNNNNNNNNNNNNNNNNNNNNNNNNNNNNNNNNNNNNNNNNNNNNNNNNNNNNNNNNNNNNNNNNNNNNNNNNNNNNNNNNNNNNNNNNNNNNNNNNNNNNNNNNNNNNNNNNNNNNNNNNNNNNNNNNNNNNNNNNNNNNNNNNNNNNNNNNNNNNNNNNNNNNNNNNNNNNNNNNNNNNNNNNNNNNNNNNNNNNNNNNNNNNNNNNNNNNNNNNNNNNNNNNNNNNNNNNNNNNNNNNNNNNNNNNNNNNNNNNNNNNNNNNNNNNNNNNNNNNNNNNNNNNNNNNNNNNNNNNNNNNNNNNNNNNNNNNNNNNNNNNNNNNNNNNNNNNNNNNNNNNNNNNNNNNNNNNNNNNNNNNNNNNNNNNNNNNNNNNNNNNNNNNNNNNNNNNNNNNNNNNNNNNNNNNNNNNNNNNNNNNNNNNNNNNNNNNNNNNNNNNNNNNNNNNNNNNNNNNNNNNNNNNNNNNNNNNNNNNNNNNNNNNNNNNNNNNNNNNNNNNNNNNNNNNNNNNNNNNNNNNNNNNNNNNNNNNNNNNNNNNNNNNNNNNNNNNNNNNNNNNNNNNNNNNNNNNNNNNNNNNNNNNNNNNNNNNNNNNNNNNNNNNNNNNNNNNNNNNNNNNNNNNNNNNNNNNNNNNNNNNNNNNNNNNNNNNNNNNNNNNNNNNNNNNNNNNNNNNNNNNNNNNNNNNNNNNNNNNNNNNNNNNNNNNNNNNNNNNNNNNNNNNNNNNNNNNNNNNNNNNNNNNNNNNNNNNNNNNNNNNNNNNNNNNNNNNNNNNNNNNNNNNNNNNNNNNNNNNNNNNNNNNNNNNNNNNNNNNNNNNNNNNNNNNNNNNNNNNNNNNNNNNNNNNNNNNNNNNNNNNNNNNNNNNNNNNNNNNNNNNNNNNNNNNNNNNNNNNNNNNNNNNNNNNNNNNNNNNNNNNNNNNNNNNNNNNNNNNNNNNNNNNNNNNNNNNNNNNNNNNNNNNNNNNNNNNNNNNNNNNNNNNNNNNNNNNNNNNNNNNNNNNNccaaggagctaaagggatctgtaaccctataggtggaacaacaatatgaacgaaccaataccccctggagctcatgtctctagctgcatatgtataagtagatggcctacttggccatcactggaaagagaggcccattggtcgtgcaaactttatatgcctcagtacatgggaactccagggccaagaagtgggagtgggtgggtaggggagtgggagggggaggatctgggggacttttggaatagcatttgaaatgtagatgaagaaaatacctgattaaaaaaaaaaagaagtgaaagttAAAAGAAAGGTAACATACACCCAGTTGAGAACTTTCCCAAATTCCAGTTCCTTCATGTAACTGACTATGTTACAGAAATCAGGAACATCTACGTTCTTTATTGCTGTTATTCTtattatatacaattaaaaaataaaggaactcCTGggttataaattaaaaaacatacttaagaaaaaaaagatagtatGTGTCAGCTAGCAATAATCACAGCAAatacatgtagaaaaatattttgtggcTCTATCCTTCAAGGGTCTTGGGTTCTATACAAGAAAATTCAGCAAATAAACTCCAAGAACACTGGAAATACAtgggtattatttttcttttaagaatcaCATTAAAGATCTATTCTCTCTAGCTAGGATCTGTCAAGAGAAGGTTGATGGGAGGTATGGCTTCTGAATCCTCCTAGAATCTCAAGAGGTGAAGCATGGAGAAGAAGCTGCTTTGGGTTGAATCCATGTTCAAAGGTTACACAGGCTTGGCCCGTACAACTTCAGGAGAGACCAA
This DNA window, taken from Mus caroli chromosome 18, CAROLI_EIJ_v1.1, whole genome shotgun sequence, encodes the following:
- the LOC110284427 gene encoding LOW QUALITY PROTEIN: PRAME family member 12-like (The sequence of the model RefSeq protein was modified relative to this genomic sequence to represent the inferred CDS: substituted 1 base at 1 genomic stop codon), with the protein product MSFKDPQTLQQLARRSLLKDEALTISALQNLPMQFFPPLFKDAFTNKHPNILRQMVAAWPFPTLPVGALMEIPHLETLKAVLDGLDLLMSQKDRPSRWNLQVLDLRDAHQDFWDGWAGLLHEVCSQDVFGKNQPVGNHPILGGKQTMTIKMNLSLMSRRPSKYLKYLYRWAKERKKGIQVVCEKLEFGAIPAYDPLDVLKVCDAASIQELTINICWDIYTLASLAPGVGXMKNLQKLLFKEICIYWDRPWDLEKEAHIVTEIFSEFSKLHKLQHLYLNDVYFLTEHLDLMLRCLKSPLETLAITHRTLSESDMSYLSQCPSIHQLKHLDLSGVTLFLSHPFLQSLLERLTATLQTLKLKGCMLMDWQISDLLPVLSQCSQLTEVDFVENFFSMDSLKKVLQHTANLTQLTLEKYPAPDEVYDDSDGVIPDRFVQLCSELLDTLKGVRQPKQIYFVSKRCLYCRNFCIYSFVGNI